From the genome of Triticum aestivum cultivar Chinese Spring chromosome 3B, IWGSC CS RefSeq v2.1, whole genome shotgun sequence, one region includes:
- the LOC123068315 gene encoding peroxidase 12: protein MAARAAAAVAVVALVCAVQSSLSGAAVPGLSPGFYKTTCPRLEQIVNAQVTATFNNDQGVAPALLRILFHDCFTQGCDASVLIKGRGSEQIPGGPNGTLRRVALDLIDRIHREAQAACPRVVSCADVTVLATRDALFKAGGPRFNVDLGRLDSFAPAPDKVNDLPSPFDGADRHIQAFKARKLSTDDLVSLSGAHTFGVAHCGVIAPRGTPSMDPQLAEKLRKTCTKPTATTTQDLDVLTPHVFDNKYYQGLTQKKGMFLSDQSLIDHPLTKNLALTFSKNQTAFFIEFAKSMTKMTEMGVITSKLQGEVRADCTVAGKPPRIEAATAADQGFTADM from the exons ATGGCGGCCAGAGCAGCTGCGGCCGTGGCCGTCGTGGCCTTGGTCTGCGCAGTGCAGTCGTCCCTCTCAGGGGCAGCCGTCCCGGGCCTGTCCCCTGGCTTCTACAAGACGACCTGCCCACGGCTGGAGCAAATCGTGAACGCCCAAGTGACGGCGACCTTCAACAATGACCAAGGTGTCGCTCCCGCCCTCCTGCGCATCCTCTTCCACGACTGCTTTACGCAG GGCTGCGACGCGTCGGTGCTCATCAAAGGCCGCGGCAGCGAGCAGATCCCCGGCGGACCCAACGGGACTCTCCGCCGCGTGGCTCTGGACCTCATCGATCGCATCCACCGCGAGGCCCAAGCTGCCTGCCCTCGGGTGGTCTCATGCGCCGACGTTACCGTGCTCGCTACCCGCGACGCGCTGTTCAAGGCCGGCGGTCCCCGTTTCAACGTCGACCTGGGCCGGCTTGACTCGTTCGCCCCGGCGCCAGATAAGGTTAACGACCTGCCCTCGCCCTTCGACGGCGCGGACAGGCACATCCAGGCCTTCAAGGCCCGCAAACTCAGCACCGATGACCTGGTTTCCCTCTCCGGCGCGCACACCTTCGGCGTGGCCCACTGCGGGGTCATCGCACCCCGGGGCACCCCGTCCATGGATCCCCAGCTCGCCGAGAAGCTACGGAAGACGTGCACCAAACCCACGGCAACAACCACGCAAGACCTCGACGTCCTCACGCCGCACGTCTTCGACAACAAGTACTACCAGGGCCTGACCCAGAAGAAGGGGATGTTCCTGTCCGACCAGTCGCTCATCGACCACCCGCTCACCAAGAACCTCGCCCTCACCTTCTCCAAAAACCAGACAGCCTTCTTCATCGAGTTCGCCAAGTCGATGACCAAGATGACCGAGATGGGTGTGATCACCAGCAAGCTGCAGGGCGAGGTCCGGGCCGACTGCACCGTCGCAGGGAAGCCCCCCCGCATcgaggccgccaccgccgccgaccagGGGTTCACGGCCGACATGTAA